CGCTTCTTGGTTCCAGTTGTCAAAGAACGGTGTTTCTAGAAATAATTGCGACACAGTCTGAATTACTAAATTCTAAGAACTAAACAATCACTAAATATCACCTAATTATAATTCTTAAACAAAATCTTTGTATTTATATTATAAACTTCATTATGTTTAGTGCTTAGTGATTTAACCTTAGTCATTGTTTAGTTATTAGTGCTTAATCCTTAGTAATTGTTTTTTGTCTCACCAGTAACTCTTATTCTTTAAATACTTAGCATAGTCTTTCACTGCGGCTTCCAGGGTCATGCATTCGTGTTTACAGCCGGCATGGCGGAGTTTTGTCATATCGGCTTCGGTGAAATACTGGTACTTGTCACGGATGATCACAGGCATTTCTATATATTCTATTTTTGGTTTCTTTTTGACGGATGCAAAAAGGGCCTTGGCCACATCGTTCCAACTCCTTGCTTTGCCCGTGCCGACATTAAAGATACCTCTCTTCTTTGGATGTGTCAGGAAGTAGTAAACAATATCCACTGCATCCTTCACGTAGATAAAATCCCTCTTCTGTTCGCCGTCGGCGTAACCTTTTTTGTAGGATTTAAAAAGACACATAGGTTTTCCCGCCGCAACTCCGTCGAAAGCTTTGCAGATCAAACTCATCATCTCTTCTTTATGGTACTCATTCGGACCGAAGACGTTGAAGAACTTGAAACCGGTAACTTTATTCTGGAGTTTGTTTTTTATTAGCCAGAGGTCGAACATCTGTTTCGATCTGCCGTAAGGATTAAGAGGTTTCTGGATGAGAGTGCTTTTATCTTCATCGCTGTATCCCTGATTTCCGTTACCATAAGTAGCCGCAGATGAAGCATAGAGAAAGGAAACTTTATTTTTTAAAGAGTACTCTGCAAGAGCTTTGGAGTATTCAAAGTTATTCTTTTTCAGAAATTTCGTATCCATCTGCATCGTGGAGGAGCAAGCCCCCATGTGGATTATCGCATTCGGTTTGAATTTAGGAAGTTCTTTGAGGAGTTCATCCTTATCCACATACCCGTCCAGCACCTTCCCTTTCAGATTGTCCCATTTCACAGGATTATCCGACTGGTCCACAGCAAGGATGTGCTTTATCCCTTCATCATTCAGCTTCCTGACAATACAGCTCCCAATAAACCCCGCCGCCCCGGTAACAATAACTTTCATTTTTTTACGTCCTTTTTTTAAAAACTATTCCACTTCCGCCAGTTATGTTGGTCGGATCTTTTGTAGAAATTACAAAACTACCGGATTCTCCGCCTAAGGCGAGATCTCACCGTAGGTGGACACTGATAAAAGCTATGCTATAAATATTATTGCATTAGAACATATATTTTTCAATAATAATAGAAATTGACTAATATTATACCAATAAGTTCAATATAACTTTAATCATATTTTCTTTTTCCTGTGATTTACTGGCAGCAATCAATAAAGTCAAGGCAACAAGCGTATTATCTTCTATACACCTACTA
This window of the Candidatus Firestonebacteria bacterium RIFOXYD2_FULL_39_29 genome carries:
- a CDS encoding ADP-glyceromanno-heptose 6-epimerase; amino-acid sequence: MKVIVTGAAGFIGSCIVRKLNDEGIKHILAVDQSDNPVKWDNLKGKVLDGYVDKDELLKELPKFKPNAIIHMGACSSTMQMDTKFLKKNNFEYSKALAEYSLKNKVSFLYASSAATYGNGNQGYSDEDKSTLIQKPLNPYGRSKQMFDLWLIKNKLQNKVTGFKFFNVFGPNEYHKEEMMSLICKAFDGVAAGKPMCLFKSYKKGYADGEQKRDFIYVKDAVDIVYYFLTHPKKRGIFNVGTGKARSWNDVAKALFASVKKKPKIEYIEMPVIIRDKYQYFTEADMTKLRHAGCKHECMTLEAAVKDYAKYLKNKSYW